The DNA window ATATTTTGTCAACGGGCACGAGTTTCTGGTATATCCAGGTTAAAACTTGGGAGTTATGCAAGTTCACTTAAGATCACCTTGTCTACATCTCAAGGAATCCTGGACAGGTTGCTTAGCAAAAGTCAAGTCTGTTTTCATAGGTGAGTGAAATGTCTCATCTTTACTATTACAAtcattctgtttttttttttttaaggataaTTGTGTTTTATTGATTGAGTTATGAGTGCACCATATGCTACCTCTACCTCCCTCTCTCTGTTCCTCTTTCCCTTACTCATTTTCTCTAGTCGCACTCTCACACACACGCACATCTTTTTTCTGTGGATTGTTTTGTCTCACTCATGAATTTTTTTCAGGAATAATGCGCTTGGATTATGTCAGTGTGAAGAGGATGATTGGAAAAATATTCAGAAAGGGTTATGGAGCTCTGTCATGTCGCCTTATGATGAAAGATATGTCGATGTCAAGTTCATTGGCAAAAAACCTGGCTCTGTCACCATAACTGTTGAAGAAGGTTTGATAAAAATGAAAGTGTGGCCGACAATAATTGCTTATGCTACAATTTGCAGGCTCTGATAGTTATCTATTTTTGTCTGTACAGATTTTCAGAGATGGCGCCTTTTGTGTCTGGCACTGGGATTTACTTTACTGTTATTGGCACCAATTGTCAGCAATTGGGTACCTTTTTATTATAGCAGTTCAATGGTTATAGGAGTTTTTCTGGTCATTATAATCATTCTCTTCCaggtaattttttttgtgattctGATGTATTTTCGTTTGACTTGCATGCTCTTAGTTTTTCATTGGGTAGTTTGAATTTCAGATCTCCTTTAAAACGAATTGTAATTACAGGGTTTTGTGATCATTATCCTTCACCTGCAGTTTTTGCTTGCAAATTTGTAGGTaatgttttgcatcattgttTGTCTTTAATCTTTCAGGGGATGAAGCTGTTGCCAACTGAGGGGAAAAATGTCCTCTATCTTACCATATGTGGATCAGCGGTAACACTTGGTGTCTTGAAGTTTACTGTTGCTTCATGGTAACTTATTAACCTCATGTAATTGACTGTACAAGTAATACTTACAATTTATATGCCTTTGACAGCTTGGAGCAGGATCTTTCCTTGTTCATCAGTTTTCACTGATGgtaaattcaattcttttgaGTTTTGGCCCTTTTGGGCTAAGTGAAGAGATGCATAACCCAGTAAGTATTGGTTCCCTAAATCTTATATTCGCAAAATTCTCATAAACATCTAGACAAATTATCTGCTTCTGATACTTTCTCTTTGGATCACTTTATTGTCTTGGCTTCTCATGTTTTTCTGCCAGGTCTCTATATTTTTACTAGTGGGAACTATCCTCCCGGGAGCTGCATTTGGGTACTGGATTGTGAGGAAGTTTGTAGTCTCAAAAGATGGGACTGTAGATGTTGGTATAGCACAATTTGTCAAGTGGGCTATGTGTATCATTGGAACAACCTCCATCTTGCAGGTGTTCTTTCGTATTCCTTTTGGCTGTATTCTTGATATTCGAGTACAAATGTTTGCCTGCTTAATTAAACTATGTGGGGTAGAAATTTGTAACGGTACTTTATGTACCTTGCTAAAAATATTTGAGG is part of the Malus domestica chromosome 12, GDT2T_hap1 genome and encodes:
- the LOC139187724 gene encoding uncharacterized protein, whose amino-acid sequence is MGSSLSSAILLLLFAFCLSLPTLSPATELKGVDIENPVREIIPAPLSEHSAVPGSKDVIFCQRARVSGISRLKLGSYASSLKITLSTSQGILDRLLSKSQVCFHRNNALGLCQCEEDDWKNIQKGLWSSVMSPYDERYVDVKFIGKKPGSVTITVEEDFQRWRLLCLALGFTLLLLAPIVSNWVPFYYSSSMVIGVFLVIIIILFQGMKLLPTEGKNVLYLTICGSALGAGSFLVHQFSLMVNSILLSFGPFGLSEEMHNPVSIFLLVGTILPGAAFGYWIVRKFVVSKDGTVDVGIAQFVKWAMCIIGTTSILQSTLDTPLAIGALVSSWIISKLITSLKWRLKSKLQQKGWKTSNRQASEKKQKMRKGAAAHGREGKR